The genomic stretch TGGTCGGTTTCGTCTACCCGTTTTTTGAAGGCATGATGTGGAACGGCAACTATGGCGTGCAAGCCTGGTTGCAGAACCATTTTGGTGCGCAGTTTCATGACTTTGCCGGCTCGGTCGTCGTGCATGCCGTCGGCGGCTGGATCGCCCTGCCCGCCGTGCTCTTGCTGGGCGCCCGCAAAGGCCGTTACCGCAAGGACGGCGGCGTCAGCGCGCACCCGCCGTCATCAATCCCCTTCCTGGCGCTGGGTGCCTGGATTCTGATCGTAGGCTGGTTCGGCTTTAATGTGATGAGCGCGCAACGCATTGGCGGTATCTCTGGCCTCGTGGCGCTGAACTCGCTGATGGCCATGGTCGGCGGCACGCTGGCAGCCATGTTCGCCGGCAAGAACGACCCCGGCTTTATCCACAACGGCCCGCTGGCCGGCCTTGTTGCCGTCTGTGCCGGCAGCGATGTGATGCACCCGCTGGGCAGCCTTGTGGTCGGCGCCATTGCCGGCGGCATGTTCGTCTACCTGTTCACCATCACGCAAAACCGCTGGAAGATCGACGACGTGCTCGGCGTGTGGCCGCTGCACGGCCTGTGTGGCACCTGGGGCGGGATCGCGGCCGGCATCTTCGGCCAGACCTGGCTGGGCGGCGCCGGCGGCGTGAGCTTTGTCAGCCAGTTGATCGGCACCCTGATCGGCATTGTGATCGCCTTCGCCGGCGGTTTTGCCGTGTACGGCACGCTCAAGAAGCTGGTGGGTTTGCGACTGAGTGAAGAAGAGGAATATAACGGGGCAGACTTGTCCATCCACTACATTTCCGCCACGCCGGAAAGGGAAAGTCACTGGTAAACCCGGTTTACGCCATAAAAAACGCCGTCTGCATTGCAGGCGGCGTTTTTTTTGATCCGTCAATCCGGCAACGGCAGTGCCAGTGTTTCTTTGACTTCTTCCATCACCACATAACTGCGGGATTCCGCCGCGCTGGGCAGGCGCAGGAGGATGTCGCCCAGCAGGCGCCGGTAGTGGCTCATGTCGGGCAGGCGGGCTTTGAGCAGGTAGTCAAAGTCGCCAGAGATCAGGTGGCACTCCAGTACTTCGGGGATGCTGGCCACGGAGCGGCGAAAGTCATCAAACACTTCGCCGGATTTGCGCCCCAGTTTCAGTTCTACAAACACCAGCAGCGGCGCTTCCAGCAATTGGGGGTTGAGCCGGGCGTGGTAGCCGGTGATGACGTTGGTTTCTTCCAGCCGCTTTACACGCTCGGCACAGGGTGTGGCGGTCAGGCCGACGCGCTCGGCCAGTTCGGTGATCGGCATGCGGGCATTGGCCTGCAATAGCCGCAAAATCTTGTAATCGACGCGGTCCAGAGACCGTCCAGCCTGATAACGCGTGCGCATCTCAATGTAGTCCCTGTTTTTGACCTCAAATATGGAGAATATCACTCCGTAAGGCTTCATATACTCGGCTTATTCTCCAACTATATGACATACAACAGTGTGTCAAAAAACCACTGGGTCGAGCGATGAAAGCAATTGTGATTGGTGCGGGTGTAGTCGGTGTCACCACCGCTTATTACCTCAAGGCAGCGGGTTGCGATGTAACGGTGCTGGAGCGGTTATCCGGCCCGGCAGATGAAACCAGTTTTGGTAACGCCGGCCAGGTGTCGCCGGGTTATGCCGCGCCGTGGGCAGCGCCGGGGATTCCCTGGAAAGCCGTGAAATGGCTGTTGCACCCGGAACACGCGCCGCTGCGCATTCGCCCGGATGGTTCTTTCTTCCAGCTGGCCTGGATGGCCCGCATGGTGGCCAACTGTACCGAGGCCGCCTACGCCCGCAACAAAAACCGCATGGTGCCGCTGGCCGAGTACAGCCGCGATTGCCTGCGCCAGTTGCGCAAAGATCTGAACCTGAATTACGAAGAGCGCTCGCTCGGTACCTTGCAGATTTTCCGTAACGACAAACAACTGGCCGCCGGCAAACGCGACGCGGGCCTGCTGAACCAGATGAACGTGGCCAACCGCCTGCTGGATCAAGACAGCCTGCTGGATGTGGAACCGGCGCTCAAGGCCGTCGCGCACAAGCTCACTGGCGCGCTGCAACTACCCAATGACGAAACCGGCGACTGCAAGCTCTTTACCGAACGCCTCGCCGCCATTTGCGAGGGCATGGGCGTGAAGTTCCGCTATGGCGTGACGGTGCAATCGCTGGTCGCCAACAAGGGCCGCATCGACGCGGTAGAACTGGTGGGTGGCGAATCTGTGGTGGCCGATACCGTGGTGCTGGCCGCCGGCTGTGCCTCCCGCGCGCTGGCCTTGCCGCTGGGGCTGGACCTGCCGGTGTACCCGGTCAAGGGTTACTCGATTACCGTGCCGCTGACCAACCCGGAGGGCGCGCCGCGTTCGACCGTGCTGGACGAAACCTACAAGATTGCCCTCACCCGCTTTGATAACCGCCTGCGCGTCGGCGGCATGGCTGAGGTGGCCGGGTTTGACAAGCGCATTGACCCGACCCGTGTCGAGACGCTGAACATGGTCACCAATGATCTGTTCCCGCACGCCGGTGACGTGCGTCAGGCCACGCAATGGACCGGCCTGCGCCCGATGACGCCGGACGGCACGCCGATTGTGGGCGCGACCCCGTACGAAAACCTGTTCACCAATACCGGCCATGGTACGCTGGGCTGGACCATGTCTTGCGGTAGCGCGCGGGTGATTGCCGATGCCGTCCTGGGCCGCCGTTCAGAGATCGACGCCCGTGAACTGGGGATGGTGCGTTATGACAAACGCAATGCCCGTATTCACAGCGGCAATGGCGCGCAGGGTCAGATAAAATGGGCTGATTGATCTTCATCAATCAACCAGCGACCCAAGCCTGCCATGAGTTATCTACGCCAGTTCCCTGCCACGCGCATGCGCCGCATGCGTCGTGACGATTTCTCCCGCCGCCTGATGCGCGAAAACGTGCTCATGCCCAGCGACCTGATCCTGCCGGTCTTTGTGCATGAAGGTGAAAACCGCGAAGAAATCGTCGCGTCCATGCCGGGTGTAAAGCGTCAGTCCATCGACCTTTTGCTCAAGACCGCCAAAGAGGCAGTGGAACTGGGCGTGCCGGCGCTGGCCTTGTTCCCGTCCATTGATCCTGCGCTCAAGACCGAAGGCGCAGAGGAGGCCTGGAACCCGGCGGGTCTGATCCCGCGCACCGTACACGCGCTCAAGCAGGCTTTTCCGCAGCTGGGCGTGATCACCGATATCGCGCTGGACCCGTACACCAGCCACGGTCAGGACGGCCTGATTGATAGCGACGGTTACGTGCTGAATGAAGAAACCGTTGAAGCGCTGATCAAGCAGGCGTTGTGTCATGCCGCAGCGGGCGTCGATATGGTCGCCCCCAGCGACATGATGGACGGCCGCATTGGTTCTGTCCGCGCCGCGCTGGATGAAAAAGGCCATGAAATGACCAGCATCCTGGCGTATTCCGCCAAGTATGCTTCGGCCTTCTACGGCCCGTTCCGTGATGCGGTTGGTTCTGCGGCTACGCTGGGCAAGGGCAACAAGTTCCAGTACCAGATGGACCCGGCCAACTCAGATGAGGCGCTGCATGAAGTCGCCATGGATCTGACCGAAGGCGCCGACATGGTCATGGTCAAGCCAGGTATGCCGTATCTGGACATCGTCCGCCGCGTCAAAGAAGAATTTGGCGTGCCGACCTTTGTCTACCAGGTCTCTGGCGAATACGCCATGCTGCAGGCGGCCATCCGCAATGGCTGGCTGGATGAAAAGAAAGTGGTGCTGGAATCTTTGCTGGCGTTCAAGCGCGCCGGTGCCGATGCAATCCTGACCTATTACGCGCTGGATGCCGCGCGCTGGCTCAAGGGCCAGGTCTGATTGGCCGGCCGTATCCGGCCCACCGCGCAGTAACAAAAAACCCGCCAGTGGCGGGTTTTTTGTTACTGGTTACCGGCAACGCGATACAACTGCGCCGGGATGCGATCCGAAAAAGTAGACCATGCGATGGCACTGCCGCACAGGACGAGCAACAACACAAAATGGGCGGCTTTCATGCTTTTCCTTCTTTGCCTGGAACTGATCTGGATCAGATTCCTTGCCAGCCACTCCGGTTCAACGTGCGTAAATAATCCCTGTTCCCCGCTATTCCCTGCAAATAAAGGGGCGGCGCAAAACGGCGGCGTCGGTTAAAGTGGTGAACATCACTTGCATTTGTTCTCCCCCTCAATGAGTAGCAGCTTGATGCTGGTTGTACTGGCCGTCGCACTGGTTTTGCTGAACGGCTTTTTTGTGGCCGCCGAGTTCGGCCTTGTGAAACTGCGGCAGACCCAGGTCAAGGCCATGGCCCGCATGTACGGTCTGCGCGGCCGTATCCTGGAAAAAACCCACGCCGATCTGGATGCCTATCTCTCGGCCTGCCAGCTGGGGATCACGCTTGCATCACTGGGCCTGGGCTGGGTGGGCGAACCCGCTTTTGCGCACCTGATCGAGCCCGTGCTGGGCTGGGTGGGCGTGACCAGCGCCGAAGTCATCAGCGGCGTGTCTTTTGCCGTCGCCTTCTTCACGATCTCGTTCCTGCACATTGTGGTGGGTGAGCTCGCGCCCAAATCCATGGCGATCCGCAAATCCGCCACCATTGGCCTGTGGACGGCGCCACCGCTGTATGCGTTTTACTGGTTGATGTATCCGGCCATCTGGGCGCTCAACGCCAGCGCCGCGCTGGTACTGCGGTTACTGGGTTTGTCGATGACGCATGAGCACGAAGGCGATTACTCGGCCGACGAGATCAAGCTGATCATGCGCAGCAGCAAGCCGGAGGCCGGGTTTTCACGCAAGGCATGGCGCACGCTGGCGCAGTCGCTGGATTTCCCGTCGCTGGATGTGGCCGACCTGATGCATCCGTTCACCGATGCCGTGGTGCTGGACGCCCGCAATACGCTGGAAGAGAACCTGGACCTGATCGCCAGCAACCGCTACAGCCGTTATCCCTATCTGGATGCCAGCGGCAAGATCAAGGGCGTGATCCACCTTAAAGACATCTTCCTGGCCAGCCGCCATGGCCGCCTGGAAAAAACGCTGGATTCGCTGGTGCGCACTGCAGAGCTGGTGCTGCCTACGCTGCCTGCCCGTACCTTGCTGGAACGCATGCGCAGCGGCTCGCCGCACTTTGCAATTGTGGCCTGGGCCGACGACAACGAAGACCCTGTCGGCTTTATCACCATGGATAACCTGCTGAGCGCCATGGTCGGTGAAATCCGCGACGAGTTCCGCCAGAATCAGGACGACTGGACATCCATGGATGACGGCTCATTGATCGGCAAGGGCACCTTGCCGGTGGTGACGCTGGAACGCGCGCTGGGCATTGATATTGATGTCGATGGTGCTGATACGGTGGGCGGCCTTGTGCAACTGAAAACCGGCCGTGTGCCTGAAGAAGGCGAGCGTATCGAGTTTGATCGCTTCAGCGTGGTGATCAAGAAAATGCGCGGGCCCCGCATTGTGCTGGTCCGCATCTATCCCAGAGTGAAGGCGGTGGCAGCGGAATAAACCCGCTGCCATCCCTGCTGTTTACGCCGGCTTGCTGACCAGCGATTCGCGCTGGGTCAGTTGCGGGAACCAGCGCATCCACAGCCCCACCACAATCAGCGTGCCCACGCCGCCGATCACCACCGCCGGAATCGGCCCCAGCAGCGCGGCCGTCACGCCAGACTCAAACTCGCCCAGCTGGTTGGATGCGCCGATAAAGATCGAACTCACGGCGCTGACCCGGCCGCGCATGGCGTCTGGGGTTTCCAGTTGCACCAGCGACGAGCGCACCACCACGCTGATCATGTCCGACGCCCCCAGCACCGCCAGCGCGCCCAGCGACACAAAGAAGTTGCTGGAAAGCCCGAACACAATGGTCGCCAGCCCAAACAGCGCCACCGCGCCAAACATGATCTTGCCCACGCGCCGCTGCAGCGGGTTGTGCGCCAGGTAGACCGACATCAGCAACGCGCCCACCGCCGGGGCCGAGCGCAACATGCCCATGCCCCACGGGCCGGTATGCAGGATGTCTTTGGCGTAGATCGGCAACAACGCCGTCGCGCCGCCCAGCAGCACGGCAAACAGATCAAGCGAGATCGCCCCCAGGATCACCTTTTTCTCGCGGATGTAGTGAATACCCGCAAACAGGAACGCCAGCGAAGCCGGTGGCTGTTTGTTCTCTACCTTGCGCAA from Silvimonas iriomotensis encodes the following:
- a CDS encoding ammonium transporter; its protein translation is MNQLPASSDVLFILLGAIMILAMHAGFAFLELGTVRQKNQVNALVKILTDFAVSAIAYFFIGYGIAYGVHFMVPVHDLNVGQGYGLVRFFFLLTFAAAIPAIISGGIAERARFHPQSAATFMLVGFVYPFFEGMMWNGNYGVQAWLQNHFGAQFHDFAGSVVVHAVGGWIALPAVLLLGARKGRYRKDGGVSAHPPSSIPFLALGAWILIVGWFGFNVMSAQRIGGISGLVALNSLMAMVGGTLAAMFAGKNDPGFIHNGPLAGLVAVCAGSDVMHPLGSLVVGAIAGGMFVYLFTITQNRWKIDDVLGVWPLHGLCGTWGGIAAGIFGQTWLGGAGGVSFVSQLIGTLIGIVIAFAGGFAVYGTLKKLVGLRLSEEEEYNGADLSIHYISATPERESHW
- a CDS encoding Lrp/AsnC ligand binding domain-containing protein, whose translation is MRTRYQAGRSLDRVDYKILRLLQANARMPITELAERVGLTATPCAERVKRLEETNVITGYHARLNPQLLEAPLLVFVELKLGRKSGEVFDDFRRSVASIPEVLECHLISGDFDYLLKARLPDMSHYRRLLGDILLRLPSAAESRSYVVMEEVKETLALPLPD
- a CDS encoding D-amino acid dehydrogenase; translation: MKAIVIGAGVVGVTTAYYLKAAGCDVTVLERLSGPADETSFGNAGQVSPGYAAPWAAPGIPWKAVKWLLHPEHAPLRIRPDGSFFQLAWMARMVANCTEAAYARNKNRMVPLAEYSRDCLRQLRKDLNLNYEERSLGTLQIFRNDKQLAAGKRDAGLLNQMNVANRLLDQDSLLDVEPALKAVAHKLTGALQLPNDETGDCKLFTERLAAICEGMGVKFRYGVTVQSLVANKGRIDAVELVGGESVVADTVVLAAGCASRALALPLGLDLPVYPVKGYSITVPLTNPEGAPRSTVLDETYKIALTRFDNRLRVGGMAEVAGFDKRIDPTRVETLNMVTNDLFPHAGDVRQATQWTGLRPMTPDGTPIVGATPYENLFTNTGHGTLGWTMSCGSARVIADAVLGRRSEIDARELGMVRYDKRNARIHSGNGAQGQIKWAD
- the hemB gene encoding porphobilinogen synthase, coding for MSYLRQFPATRMRRMRRDDFSRRLMRENVLMPSDLILPVFVHEGENREEIVASMPGVKRQSIDLLLKTAKEAVELGVPALALFPSIDPALKTEGAEEAWNPAGLIPRTVHALKQAFPQLGVITDIALDPYTSHGQDGLIDSDGYVLNEETVEALIKQALCHAAAGVDMVAPSDMMDGRIGSVRAALDEKGHEMTSILAYSAKYASAFYGPFRDAVGSAATLGKGNKFQYQMDPANSDEALHEVAMDLTEGADMVMVKPGMPYLDIVRRVKEEFGVPTFVYQVSGEYAMLQAAIRNGWLDEKKVVLESLLAFKRAGADAILTYYALDAARWLKGQV
- a CDS encoding hemolysin family protein; this translates as MLVVLAVALVLLNGFFVAAEFGLVKLRQTQVKAMARMYGLRGRILEKTHADLDAYLSACQLGITLASLGLGWVGEPAFAHLIEPVLGWVGVTSAEVISGVSFAVAFFTISFLHIVVGELAPKSMAIRKSATIGLWTAPPLYAFYWLMYPAIWALNASAALVLRLLGLSMTHEHEGDYSADEIKLIMRSSKPEAGFSRKAWRTLAQSLDFPSLDVADLMHPFTDAVVLDARNTLEENLDLIASNRYSRYPYLDASGKIKGVIHLKDIFLASRHGRLEKTLDSLVRTAELVLPTLPARTLLERMRSGSPHFAIVAWADDNEDPVGFITMDNLLSAMVGEIRDEFRQNQDDWTSMDDGSLIGKGTLPVVTLERALGIDIDVDGADTVGGLVQLKTGRVPEEGERIEFDRFSVVIKKMRGPRIVLVRIYPRVKAVAAE
- a CDS encoding MFS transporter, with amino-acid sequence MASSLLALKPYRHFLASRLGSFLAYQMLAVAVGWQMYDLTHSALNLGFIGIAQFLPQLLLTLVVGHVADRYDRRRIVTLCQGLEGTVALLLALGSFFHLLTPVLLYVGAFCIGAGRAFESPSLQALVPSLVTEDDLPRALALNSSVMQIGIISGPALGGFIYAIGPDAVYATCAVAWFIATVAVGTLPLLRKVENKQPPASLAFLFAGIHYIREKKVILGAISLDLFAVLLGGATALLPIYAKDILHTGPWGMGMLRSAPAVGALLMSVYLAHNPLQRRVGKIMFGAVALFGLATIVFGLSSNFFVSLGALAVLGASDMISVVVRSSLVQLETPDAMRGRVSAVSSIFIGASNQLGEFESGVTAALLGPIPAVVIGGVGTLIVVGLWMRWFPQLTQRESLVSKPA